From the genome of Thermosynechococcus sp. NK55a:
AATTTTGAAGCACTCCTAGAGCCGGGAAATCGGCAACTTCAGGTTCTCTCTCAGGATGGCTGTGCCCGCGCCCTTTTGGTCCGTGCCCAGGATGTCCCCGTCTATGTGCAGTATGGTCAAGCGCAGTTGGGCATTGTTGGGTATGACGTGCTGCGGGAAAAAAATCCCCATGTGGCCAAACTAGCGGATTTGGGCTTTGGTCAGTGTCGTCTATCGGTGGCCGTTAAAGCCTCTAGTCCCTACCGCAGTGCCCGCGATTTGCCCCCCCATTGCCGCGTTGCCTCAAAGTTTGTCCGCTGTGCCGATGCTTTTTTCCAGCAGTTGGATTTGCCCGTGGATATTGTGCCCCTCTATGGTTCAGTGGAACTGGGGCCAATTACGGGCATGGCGGAGGCAATTGTGGATTTGGTGTCAACGGGACGTACCCTCAAGGAAAATGGCCTTGTGGAGCTAGAGCAAATCTTTAGCAGCACTGCCTACTTGATTGCCCATCCCCGCAGCTATCGCCTCAACCTCAATGGTCTTGGGCACTACGTTCCACAGTTAACAGGGGCGATCGCTTGATTACCGTTGCCTGTGCACCACCATGGCCGGCAGGGGTTCATTGATTGGCCCTCGGCAGTTACCGTTGGCGCGATCGACGTCTTGAAGCTTGTGGTGTGCCCGCTGCCATGCTTCAACAAAACGGCTGACCCGAATGGGGTCAATGGGTTGTTCAATCTGACCATTGCGCTTCAGGGAACTGGCAACAATGACGCCGTTGACGTAGGGCACCAATTGCTCCACATTGTCCCAAGAGGCACCACTGCCAATCAAAAGGGGTTGTCCCTTGGCGGCACTGGCGGCGATGGATAGATCCTCCTCAGTGGGTGGCTGTCCTGTTGCCCAACCGGAGAGAATCACCCCATCGGCGAGTCCGCGGTCAAAGGTGTCCCGTACTGCCGTGGCCAGATTTGGGCTGTGGAGGGGCTGGGCGTGCTTCACCATCACATCGGCAAAAATTTTGATGTCTTGCCCCAGTTCACGGCGGTAGCGCAGCAGTTGATGGGCTTGGCCTTCGATAATGCCTTGATCGGTGGCCATGACCCCAGTGAGCACATTGACGCGGATAAATTGTGCCCCCGTACAGGCGGCGATCGCCAGCCCACTAAAGGCATCATTGCGCAGCACATTAAGGCCAATGGGCACAGCTACCAGATTCTTTAACCGCTGCACCACTAAGGTCATGGCACTGACGACAGCAGCATCCACCCGATCTTTGCTGAAGGGAGCATCAAAGAAATTCTCAACAATAATGGCATTGACTCCCCCTGAGGCAAGGGCTGTGGCTTCCTGTTCTGCGCGGTCAATAACAGCCTTGAGACTCCCCCCCCAACGGGCGGAGGTGGGTAAGGGAAGGAGGTGGACAACGCCAATGACTGGGGTTGCAGTATGAAAGAGAGTCCGGAGATCCACAACGATTTTGGCAATAGGTGAACAGTGCAGGTATAACAGGAGGAGTGAGCGGCACTCTCCACAGGCACAATGGTAGAATGCGCTGACTTAAGTATATCCCCGTCTGACCCCCCCCTCGTGGCGATCGCCCTCGGAAGTAACCTGGGTAAGCCATTGCTGCAACTGCGCTCAGCCGTCCAAGTGCTTGCCCAAACGCCAGGGATCAGGGTCTTAGCCTGCTCGCCGTGGTATCGCACTGCCCCCCTAGGCCCCCCTCAACCGGATTACTGGAATGGCTGCCTCGTTGCTCGGGTGCAACTCTCCCCTTGGGCACTACTGAAAAGGCTGCAGGCAATCGAAGCGCAGTTTGGTCGCCAACGGCAAGAGCATTGGGGGGCCCGCACCCTTGATCTAGATCTGCTGCTCTATGGCGATTGCATCATTCGCACCCCAGATTTGACCGTGCCCCATCCACGGCTGGCGGAGCGGCCCTTTGTCCTTTTGCCCCTTGCGGCGATCGCCCCCCACTGGCGCCATCCCCTCCTGGGTGAAACCATCCAAACCCTACGGGAGCGGGTGGGGGATGCAGGCATTATTGCCGTTCTTTCTGACGATGCTGACGAAACCACCTTTGCAACTGCTGCCGACAGGCCGTTGCCTGAACCCCCCCAATGACCTGAATCCGGTGGAACACCGCTGGGCTATGGGGCAGTTGCAGCACCGAATCAATTGCCCCTGATTTTGGATCCGTCGTCCCATAGATGAGGGTGTGAATGCGGGCCTGGACAATGGCACCGGCACACATCGGGCAGGGCTCTAGGGTGACGTAGAGGCGGCAGCCCGTTAAATACCACGTACCTAGATGCTGACCGGCGCGGCGTAGGGCAATGATTTCCGCATGGGCAGTGGGGTCGTGATCTCGCTGGCGACGATTTTCCCCCGTAGCAATGAGTTCATTCTCAGCACTGACAATCACCGCACCCACGGGCACTTCATCGGCGGCTCCTGCCTGTTCTGCAAGGGCGATCGCCTGTTGCATCCAAAAGTCGTGCTGGTCTGTTTCTGGTAAAAGGAAAATGCCTGGCATGGCGATCCCGTTGTCGCAGCAGCTATGGTACTATTTTCTCAGTTCTGTTGCGATCGCCGAATTCTTTTAGGAAAACACCATGATGGATGCTTTGGTTTTGATTGCGAAATTGCCGGAAGCCTACGCCATTTTTGATCCCCTTGTGGATGTGCTGCCAGTGATTCCGGTGCTCTTTTTAGCCTTGGCCTTTGTTTGGCAAGCCGCTGTTGGTTTCCGTTAAAGATAGCTCCGATCAAACTAACCCTGTTGACTGGCCCCGTTGGTTCCAGCGGGGTTCTTCTTGAGTTTGTTTCATGCACTTCCTTCCCCTATGGCAGGTCACAGTAAGTGGGCAAACATCAAACGGCAAAAGGCGCGGGTGGATGCCCAAAAGGGCAAGATCTTTGCGCGGCTATCGCGAGCAATCATTATTGCGGCTCGGCATGGGGGAGGGGATCCAGCGGGCAACTTTCAACTGCGCAGTGCCATTGAGAAGGCCAAAGCAGCAGGGATTCCCAGCGAAAATATTGAGCGGGCGATCGCCAAAGGGACTGGTACCCTCGACAGTGATGCTCCCCTAGAAGAAATTCGCTACGAAGGCTATGGGCCGGGGGGTGTGGCATTTTTGATTGAAGCCCTCACGGATAATCGCAATCGCACGGCGGCAGATCTGCGGGCCGCCTTCAATAAACAGGGGGGCAACCTCGGCGAAACCGGCTGTGTGGGCTGGATGTTTGAACAGTGCGGCATTGTAACCGTTACTGCACCTAAAGATGAAGAAGCTTTCCTTGAAGCCCTGCTGGCGGCTGAGGTTGAAACCTACGAAATCCTAGAGGAGGTGGCCGAGGTGCGTTGTCCCGTCCCTGCCCTTGAAACCGTCAGCGAAACCCTCAAAGCCCACGGCTATACCGTTCTCGACACCGAAAGCCGCTGGATTCCAATGAATACCGTAGAAATCACCGATGAAGACACGGCACGGCGCCTCCTTAAGCTGATGGATGCCCTCGAAAATCTCGATGATATTCAAAGTGTGGCCACCAACCTGACGATGAGCGATGCCCTCGTGGAGGCAATGTACGTCTAGCCATCCGTGGTTTTACGGAATCTGAGGGAGAATTTCCTCTTTCTCAAGGGTGGCAAAGTTAAGTGGAAACACGGTAGGCACTCAAAGGCAGCCGTGGGAGGATAGAAGTACGGCTGCAGGCCTGCACTGAGGCACGCTGTGTGTAATCAGATTGAGGCTCTCTTGAGAGCGATGCTCTTTTTCTCTCAATCAGCCTTGATGGCTAGTGTGTTTCCCCTGTCGGCTCGTGTGTGTTCCCTAGGTTCCCTGTGGAAAAAGGTGGTAGCCAGTTTTTAATGTGTTTCCTGAAGGGCCGGTAGGGGAGCGCTTGCAAAGTACCGGCGGCGGAAGTTTTCCTCAGCGATCGCTCCCCTAAAGGCCTCTAGTGCTGCTGTTGTAGCCGGAGAAGGTTTTATCTGGGGCGGCCATTGGCATCGGAACTTGTCCCCAGTGTTCTCCACTTTAACCCCTAGGGTTGCCAGCGCCCTGAGAGCATAGCGCAATGTCATTGCCTCAATGTTAAGCTCTTGGCAAAGGGCCTCTCGCCGCAGCCACGTTCCCTGTTGACCAGCCTTTTGGCAACGTGTTAGGAATTCCTGCCAAACCGTGAGGGCATCCTGTTCCTTAGGGAGCGAGTAGGCCAAAATTAGGGGTTGCTGCTCCTGCTTAGCCCGTTGAATCCATTGTCGCCAGTTTTCCCGTGAGGTTGGGCAGGTGTCCACGCACAAGCCAGTCTCAGTCACCCCACCGGGGCAATTGCGGCCATCAATGAGGGCCTGAAAAGGGGCAGTTTCAATGATACTGGTGCGACTGGGGCGCAGATCTTGAATGACAGCTGATAGGGAGCTTTGCCACTGCTGTAGTTCAATCACTAGATCACAGGCTCCCTTGGGACAATCCCCGATTTGATGATCCCACCACTTGGCGGGAAAGGTTTGCTTTGCTTGGGGATCGAGAAGCATCATGGAAACATACCGCCTTGTGGGGTCATTTTTGACTTTGTTCTCCTGCACTTCGGTGAGTTCTACATGGCGCACAAGTAAGCGGGGGAAGGGATGGTGGGTTGAATCAAAGGGAGCGAGTATTTCTATTTCTTTGAAGAGGGCATCGTTCAATTGCTTTAGAGTGACTTCCAAATCAATCCTCAACGGTTGCGGTGTCGCAGTTGCCGTCCCCTCCTGCTGGCCTAAGAATTGGTTGAGGGCTGCTTCCAAAAGGGAAATGTGCTCCATCTTGAGTCTAAAGCCTGCTGCATAGGGATGCCCGCCGAATCCCTCCAATAAATGCCGTTGACAACGCAGTGCCTCATAAAGATCCACCATGCCATCGGAACGGGCTGAACCGGCGGCCATTCCCGTAGCGGCATTGGTCTGTAGCAAAATGGCGGGACGGCCATAGGTTTTTACCATCTCGCTTGCCACTAGGCCCAATAGGCTCAAGGGCCAATTCTCATCAGTCAGTAGGATCACCCGTGTGACCGAGAGATCCAGCTGAGCTACTTTGGCATGGGCAACCTGAGCGATCTGTTTTTGACGCTGTTTCCGCTCGCTATTCATCTTGTCAATCTTGCGAGCCAACTGCCTAGCTTCTTCTTTGTCTGGCGTGGTCAAGAGTTGCACCAGTGGCCCCACATCCCCATGGATACGACTCACGGCATTAAGGCGGGGGGCCAGCGCAAAACTAATATCCCGTTGCCGAGCCGTATTCTGGGACACTTGCCCCAAAAGGGCGGCAATGCCCGGTCGCAGGGCCTGACTCTGGCCTAGTTTTTCCAGACCTCGCTGGGCAAGATAGCGGCACTCTCCTCGCAATTCAACTAAATCAGCAATCAGACCAATGGCCACCAGATCAAGGAGATTCTCGAGGGGATACCCCTGGGTTTTCTCTGGCCATCTGGCATAGACGGCTTCCAAAAATTTGTAGGCGACGCCAACTCCCGATAAGTGATGTAGGGGATGATTCGGGGACAACTGCCGCGGATTGATCAGCGCCACAGCCCCCAAGGGAGTGGGTTCAAGGGCATGGTGATCGGTCACAATCACGTCTATCCCCAGCGTTTGGGCAAAGGCAATTTCAGCAGCATTGGTGCAGCCAGTATCACAGGTGATGATCAGGGAGACCCCCTTTTCGTTCAGCTTTTCAAGGCCATGGCGCGAGAGGCCATGGGAGTCGCACTGGCGATTGGGAATATAAAAATCCACCAATTGCGTTCCCAAAAGGGGTTTTAGTCCTTCCCAGAGGACGGCGGTGGCCGTTACCCCGTCGGTGTCAAAGTCTCCCCAAATGGCCACCTTTTCCTGTTGATCGAGTGCCTGTTGCAAACGCCCGAGGGCAGCAGGCATGTCTGGAAACTCTAGGGGGGAGGCTGACTCGTAGTGGCGCCAATCTAAGAAGGGGGGCACTTGCTGAAGAGCATCGCGGTAGCCCCGCTGCCAAAGTAACTGAGCCGTAATGGCGCCTGCATCGGGATGGAGCCACTTAACTGCCTCGATGAAGTTGGGGGGGCGGGGTCAGCAGAATAGACTTGCCAGGGACGCTGCATGGCGGTGAATTGCTCAGGGAAGGCTGCGAAGATTCTTTGATCATAGCGATCGCCCGCCCAGACTGGCGAAATGAGCTCCTAGGCGGGAAACCTGGTACTCTCCCTGAGTTGCAGCAGGGGGTACCCCCTATAGTGGCAATATAAGAATTAGGACGGAGAGAGAGGGATTCGAACCCTCGGTGAGTTGCCCCACACAGCATTTCCAGTGCTGCGCCTTCGACCACTCGGCCATCTCTCCAAGTTTAGGCAGTTCTACTATCCTATCAGAAGTCCTGTGTCTCTGCTGCATCCAATTGCCCAAGCGAGTTTTGCCATCATCGATCGCGAGATCGGGCCTCATTCTTTTGACCCCCCTAGCTATGCGATTTTGCGGCGGATTATCCACAGCACGGCCGATTTTGAGTTTAAGAACCTCCTGGAGATTTCGCCGGGGGCGATCGCCCACCTCACTCAAGCCCTGCGCTCAGGTGTGCCGATTATTACGGATGTGGCCATGGTCAGTGTTGGCATTCAAACGATGGTCAGCCGCACCTTCCAAAACCCAATCATTACCGCCCTTGACGCTGGCAGCCCCACCGCCCCTGGTCAAACCCGCAGCGCAGCAGGGATGCTCCGCGCTTGGCAACAGTGGCCCCACGGTCTGTTTGTGATTGGGAATGCACCAACGGCCCTCCTGGCCCTGTGCGATCGCCTGCAACAAACCCATGTGCCTCCGGCAGGGGTTATTGGCGTCCCCGTTGGCTTTGTCAATGTCCTGGAGTCAAAAGCTGCCCTTGCCCAACTACCCGTGCCCCAAATTCGCATTGCCGGTCGCAAGGGGGGATCGCCTGTGGCAGCGGCGATTGTCAATGCCCTACTGGAGTTGGCCGATAGCGAGGGGCCAGCGTGACTCCGATTCATGTGGTGGGCATTGGCCTAGAGGGTCTCCAAGGGTTGGCAGCCACTGTGCAGCAGATTCTTCATTCCGCCACCCTCTTGGTGGGGAGCGATCGCCATCTGCAATTGATTCCCGAAGGGGACACCCCCCGCCTCTCCCTAGGGAACTTTAATGCCAGTCTCAAGGCGATTCAAAACCACTTGGACACCACACCCAACCCCCAAGTGGTCATTCTCACCAGTGGTGATCCGCTGTTCTATGGATTGGGACGCTGGCTCCTTGAAGTCTTTACCCCGGATCAGTTAACGTTTCATCCCCACCTCAGTGCGGTGCAATTGGCCTTTAGTCGTCTCAAGCTCCCTTGGCAGGATGCAGTAATCTACAGTGCCCATGGGCGGGATCTAGCGGGATTGGTGCCCCTGTTGCAGCGGGGGGTAGAGAAAATTGCCATCTATACCGATGGCGAGGCCAATATTGCTGCCATTAGCCGTCTATACCAAGCATTGCAGGTGCCTGTGGCCTATCGGGCGTGGGTTTGTCAGGCCCTTGGTAGCGCCGAGGAAGCCATTCTGCCCTGGGACTTGGCCCAACCGGTGACGGGGCTGCCGCCAGTACATCCCTTGAATTTGGTGGTGCTCCTGCGTCAACCCCAGCGCCTACCCCCTAGGGAACAGCCCATTCTTGGCCTAGGGGATGATCAGTTTTTCACCTTTGAGGATCGCCCTAGCCTGATGACGAAGCGGGAAGTGCGGGTACTGGTTTTGGCGGAACTGGCCCTCACCGGCACTGTAGAAATTGTTTGGGATATTGGTGCCGGCACTGGCAGTGTGGCCGTGGAAATCGCCCGCCTTGCCCCCCAAGCCACCGTCTATGCGATTGAGAAAACAGCTATTGGCTTTCAACTGATTGAGCGCAACCGCAAGGCTTTTGGTTTGACCAACCTCATCCCGCTCCAAGGGACAGCCCCCCAGTGTCTCAGGGATTTACCGCCGCCGAATCGGGTGTTTATTGGCGGCAGTGGTGCTCAGTTACTGGCCAATCTCGACTATTGTTGGTGCCACTTGAAAGCTGGCGGCCGGCTAGTGCTGGCGATCGCTACCCTCGAACACCAAGGCCAAGTTCTCCGCTGGTGTCAGACCCATCAAATCAACCCGCAAGTGCTACAGGTGCAACTCAGCCGTTCCGTTCCCCTGGGTCAAGGCCACCGCCTCCACCCCCTGAATCCGGTTACCCTAATTACCCTGCCTCAGGGATAGAAGTAGCCATCGGGGTAGATAGTGGTGCGATCGCACACCGCCACCGACAAATCGACACCCGTTGCCCGAAAAAATTACATCCCTGTACCTGTGCTTCCGTTAAATCCGCCTGCTCTAAATTGGCCTGTTGCAGGTTTGCCCCTTGGAGATTTGCTTGGCGCAAATTGGCATAGCGCAAATCCGCCCCCCGAAGATTGGCCCCCCGCAGGTTTGCCCGCTCCAAATTGGCCGTGCGTAGATTGGCCCGCACAAGGCTCGCCCCCTCGAAATCCGCTGCAGCGAGGTTGGCTTGGTACAACTCAGCATCTCCCAACTCACTATGGCGCAAATTAGCAGCAGTTGCCTGAATTCGATTTAACTGGCAATA
Proteins encoded in this window:
- the hisG gene encoding ATP phosphoribosyltransferase, whose protein sequence is MLTIALPKGALLKDSIAYFQRLGLNFEALLEPGNRQLQVLSQDGCARALLVRAQDVPVYVQYGQAQLGIVGYDVLREKNPHVAKLADLGFGQCRLSVAVKASSPYRSARDLPPHCRVASKFVRCADAFFQQLDLPVDIVPLYGSVELGPITGMAEAIVDLVSTGRTLKENGLVELEQIFSSTAYLIAHPRSYRLNLNGLGHYVPQLTGAIA
- the btpA gene encoding photosystem I biogenesis protein BtpA, yielding MDLRTLFHTATPVIGVVHLLPLPTSARWGGSLKAVIDRAEQEATALASGGVNAIIVENFFDAPFSKDRVDAAVVSAMTLVVQRLKNLVAVPIGLNVLRNDAFSGLAIAACTGAQFIRVNVLTGVMATDQGIIEGQAHQLLRYRRELGQDIKIFADVMVKHAQPLHSPNLATAVRDTFDRGLADGVILSGWATGQPPTEEDLSIAASAAKGQPLLIGSGASWDNVEQLVPYVNGVIVASSLKRNGQIEQPIDPIRVSRFVEAWQRAHHKLQDVDRANGNCRGPINEPLPAMVVHRQR
- the folK gene encoding 2-amino-4-hydroxy-6-hydroxymethyldihydropteridine diphosphokinase; translated protein: MVECADLSISPSDPPLVAIALGSNLGKPLLQLRSAVQVLAQTPGIRVLACSPWYRTAPLGPPQPDYWNGCLVARVQLSPWALLKRLQAIEAQFGRQRQEHWGARTLDLDLLLYGDCIIRTPDLTVPHPRLAERPFVLLPLAAIAPHWRHPLLGETIQTLRERVGDAGIIAVLSDDADETTFATAADRPLPEPPQ
- the tadA gene encoding tRNA adenosine(34) deaminase TadA; translated protein: MPGIFLLPETDQHDFWMQQAIALAEQAGAADEVPVGAVIVSAENELIATGENRRQRDHDPTAHAEIIALRRAGQHLGTWYLTGCRLYVTLEPCPMCAGAIVQARIHTLIYGTTDPKSGAIDSVLQLPHSPAVFHRIQVIGGVQATACRQQLQRWFRQHRQKERQ
- a CDS encoding photosystem II reaction center protein K, producing the protein MDALVLIAKLPEAYAIFDPLVDVLPVIPVLFLALAFVWQAAVGFR
- a CDS encoding YebC/PmpR family DNA-binding transcriptional regulator; translation: MAGHSKWANIKRQKARVDAQKGKIFARLSRAIIIAARHGGGDPAGNFQLRSAIEKAKAAGIPSENIERAIAKGTGTLDSDAPLEEIRYEGYGPGGVAFLIEALTDNRNRTAADLRAAFNKQGGNLGETGCVGWMFEQCGIVTVTAPKDEEAFLEALLAAEVETYEILEEVAEVRCPVPALETVSETLKAHGYTVLDTESRWIPMNTVEITDEDTARRLLKLMDALENLDDIQSVATNLTMSDALVEAMYV
- the recJ gene encoding single-stranded-DNA-specific exonuclease RecJ; this translates as MPPFLDWRHYESASPLEFPDMPAALGRLQQALDQQEKVAIWGDFDTDGVTATAVLWEGLKPLLGTQLVDFYIPNRQCDSHGLSRHGLEKLNEKGVSLIITCDTGCTNAAEIAFAQTLGIDVIVTDHHALEPTPLGAVALINPRQLSPNHPLHHLSGVGVAYKFLEAVYARWPEKTQGYPLENLLDLVAIGLIADLVELRGECRYLAQRGLEKLGQSQALRPGIAALLGQVSQNTARQRDISFALAPRLNAVSRIHGDVGPLVQLLTTPDKEEARQLARKIDKMNSERKQRQKQIAQVAHAKVAQLDLSVTRVILLTDENWPLSLLGLVASEMVKTYGRPAILLQTNAATGMAAGSARSDGMVDLYEALRCQRHLLEGFGGHPYAAGFRLKMEHISLLEAALNQFLGQQEGTATATPQPLRIDLEVTLKQLNDALFKEIEILAPFDSTHHPFPRLLVRHVELTEVQENKVKNDPTRRYVSMMLLDPQAKQTFPAKWWDHQIGDCPKGACDLVIELQQWQSSLSAVIQDLRPSRTSIIETAPFQALIDGRNCPGGVTETGLCVDTCPTSRENWRQWIQRAKQEQQPLILAYSLPKEQDALTVWQEFLTRCQKAGQQGTWLRREALCQELNIEAMTLRYALRALATLGVKVENTGDKFRCQWPPQIKPSPATTAALEAFRGAIAEENFRRRYFASAPLPALQETH
- a CDS encoding cobalt-precorrin-8X methylmutase, whose amino-acid sequence is MSLLHPIAQASFAIIDREIGPHSFDPPSYAILRRIIHSTADFEFKNLLEISPGAIAHLTQALRSGVPIITDVAMVSVGIQTMVSRTFQNPIITALDAGSPTAPGQTRSAAGMLRAWQQWPHGLFVIGNAPTALLALCDRLQQTHVPPAGVIGVPVGFVNVLESKAALAQLPVPQIRIAGRKGGSPVAAAIVNALLELADSEGPA
- a CDS encoding bifunctional cobalt-precorrin-7 (C(5))-methyltransferase/cobalt-precorrin-6B (C(15))-methyltransferase, coding for MTPIHVVGIGLEGLQGLAATVQQILHSATLLVGSDRHLQLIPEGDTPRLSLGNFNASLKAIQNHLDTTPNPQVVILTSGDPLFYGLGRWLLEVFTPDQLTFHPHLSAVQLAFSRLKLPWQDAVIYSAHGRDLAGLVPLLQRGVEKIAIYTDGEANIAAISRLYQALQVPVAYRAWVCQALGSAEEAILPWDLAQPVTGLPPVHPLNLVVLLRQPQRLPPREQPILGLGDDQFFTFEDRPSLMTKREVRVLVLAELALTGTVEIVWDIGAGTGSVAVEIARLAPQATVYAIEKTAIGFQLIERNRKAFGLTNLIPLQGTAPQCLRDLPPPNRVFIGGSGAQLLANLDYCWCHLKAGGRLVLAIATLEHQGQVLRWCQTHQINPQVLQVQLSRSVPLGQGHRLHPLNPVTLITLPQG
- a CDS encoding pentapeptide repeat-containing protein, which translates into the protein MKYSFTIMAKFNAEELLQAYAAGERNFRGSDLTGLSLFDTNLSDADFSESTLANAYLPYCQLNRIQATAANLRHSELGDAELYQANLAAADFEGASLVRANLRTANLERANLRGANLRGADLRYANLRQANLQGANLQQANLEQADLTEAQVQGCNFFGQRVSICRWRCAIAPLSTPMATSIPEAG